Proteins encoded in a region of the Quercus lobata isolate SW786 chromosome 8, ValleyOak3.0 Primary Assembly, whole genome shotgun sequence genome:
- the LOC115956681 gene encoding uncharacterized protein LOC115956681 has protein sequence MGNNMDIPDLAIEILHQGTQKDLEKFFGWLGGFDFKEANGLKIKHMGDKKDHWEPPPMGFYTINVDGAIPLTNGHSGIGVVVRDSDNRFVAAMSLPLQGRYSIKETEAATVDQGCVQAKKLGLERVITESDSLLTVQAIEANHVRGVVGHFVKGIVQSLCNFQDSKIRHINRTSNKIAYELA, from the exons ATGGGAAACAACATGGATATTCCAGATTTGGCTATTGAGATCTTGCACCAAGGAACCCAAAAGGACTTGGAGAAATTTTTCGGGTGGCTTGGAGGATTTG ACTTCAAAGAGGCAAATGGTCTGAAAATTAAACACATGGGGGATAAGAAGGATCATTGGGAACCTCCTCCTATGGGCTTTTACACCATTAATGTGGATGGTGCTATCCCTTTGACCAATGGACATTCAGGAATTGGAGTTGTAGTTCGAGATAGTGATAATAGATTTGTAGCAGCCATGTCTTTGCCCCTCCAAGGAAGATATTCTATTAAGGAAACTGAGGCAGCTACAGTGGACCAGGGATGTGTGCAGGCAAAAAAGCTTGGCCTAGAAAGAGTTATCACAGAGAGCGACTCTCTCTTGACTGTCCAAGCTATTGAAGCTAATCATGTTAGAGGAGTTGTTGGCCACTTTGTGAAAGGCATTGTGCAAAGTTTATGCAATTTCCAGGATTCAAAAATCAGACACATTAATAGGACTAGCAACAAAATAGCCTATGAACTAGCTTAG